The DNA window GGCGGCGCATCCAGACGTCACGGTCGCCGGCGATGCCTTCCTGCCCCTGATCGCCGACGGCAATTTCCGCGGCGCGGTCGAGATCACCATCGACATGAGCCACACCGCCGCGGCGATGACCCGTTTCGGCTGGATCGGCATGACGTTCCTGGCCGGCCTGCTGGCGGCGATCGGCGCGGCGATCTGCGGCGCCGGCGTCCGCTTCGTCGGCGCCTACCGCAGGCTGGCGGCGGCGCACCAGGCCGCCCGCCGCCGGCTGGCCCGCTCGCACGACGAGCTGGAGCAGAAGGTGCAGGAACGCACCGCCGCGCTGGAGGCCGAGGTCGTGCGTCGCGCGGAAGTGGAGCGCACGCTGGCCAGCGCCAACTATGAGGCACACCGGATCGCCGAGGAGGCGAGGGAAGCCAACGAGGCCAAGTCGCGCTTCCTGGCGACGATCAGCCACGAGATCCGCACCCCGATGAACGGCGTGCTCGGCATGGCCGGGCTGCTGCTCGACTCGGAGCTGGACGCGGACCAGCGGCTGCAGGCCAACGCGATCCACAGTTCCGGCGAGGCGCTGCTCGACCTGATCAACGACATCCTCGACCTGGCCAAGATCGAGGAGGGCCGGATCGAGCTGGAGCACATCGATTTCGAGCTGCCCGACATCGTCGACGGCGTCATCGAGCTGATGGCGGCGCGCGCCCACAACAAGGGCATCGAGCTGTCCGCCTGCATCGAGGCCGACGTGCCGGTGCTGCTGCACGCCGACCCCGGCCGTATCCGCCAGGTGCTGTTCAATCTGGTCGGCAACGCGATCAAGTTCACCGAATCCGGCGGCGTCGGCGTGACCGTCTCGCGCGACGGCGGCGACGGCGATGCGGTCCGGCTGGCGTTCGCCGTCACCGATACCGGCATCGGCATCCCCGACGAGGCGCGCCACCGGCTGTTCCAGAAATTCACCCAGGTCGACAACACGACGACCCGGCGCTTCGGCGGCACCGGGCTGGGCCTGGCCATCTGCCGCGAGCTGGCGACGCTGATGGGGGGCGAGATCGACTGCACCAGCGTGCCGGGCCAGGGCAGCACTTTCCGTTTCGTCGTGCCGGTGAAGAACCTGAACGGCACCAACAGCGAGAGCCTGGCCGACCTGGCGGCCGAGCTGGCCGGCCGGCGGGTGCTGGTCGTCGACGACACCGAGATCAACCGCGACATCTGGCTGCGCTCGCTGGCCGCGCTCGGCCTGGCGGCCGATGCGGTTGCCAGCGGGCCGACGGCGCTGCAGCGCATCCTGGTCGGCCGCTACGACGTGGCCATCATCGACCACATGATGCCGGGGATGGACGGCGTCGCGCTGGCCCAGGCGATCCGGGGCCTGAGCCTGGAAACGCAGCCCAAGCTGGTGCTGTCCTCCTCATCGGGGGTCGGCATGTCGCACCGCGAGGCGGGGCGGCTGGGCTTCGACGCCAGCATTCCGAAGCCGCTGCGCCGCGCCAGCCTGATCGCCGGCCTGCGCACCCTGGTCGAGCGCACCTCCGACACCCAGCTGCGCGAGCGCCCGCGGCTGCCCGACCCGGTGACCGCGCCGGCCGCCGAAGCCGCGGCGGGGCAGCCGCCGGTCAGGGGCCGGGTGCTGCTGGTCGAGGACAACCAGGTGAACCAGATGTTCGTCAACGTGATCCTGTCGCGCGCCGGCTTCCGCGTCGACGTGGCCAGCAGCGGCGTCGAGGCGATCGAGATGTTCCACAAGCTGCCCTACGACGTGGTGCTGATGGACGTGCAGATGCCGGAGAATGATGGCTGGAGGCGACACGGCGGATCCGCGCCCGCCATCCGGACCGCCAGACCCCGATCATCGCGCTGACGGCGAATGCCATGGCCGGCGACCGCGACATCTGTCTGGCGGCAGGTATGAACGACTATCTGACCAAGCCGATCGACCACAGCCGTCTGATCGAGAAGATCGGCGTCTGGCAGCAGGCCGGCGCCCGTCGGGACGGGCCCGAGGCGAGGCGGCGGACGCCGCCTGAGGCAACGGCCCCGGGGCCACCCGGCCGGAAGGTTTGTATCGGCGTTGCGCCCGCCCGGCGGCAGCGGTCCCGCGCCCACGGGCTCGGCCGGGTATCGCAGCCGGCCACGACCGGCTCCAGGAAATACAAAGACGTCGCGCTAAATGGATCGGGAATTACTGCCGTTTAACCATGATCTACTCGGCAGGACCTGGGCACATCCATTTCCGGTTTACCGATTGTTCAGCCTGTTGCGCGAAAGATCGCAGCCATCGCCACCATACGGATCCCGCCCGATGTCGCCCGAACTCGACACTGTCCTCGCCGCCCGGAACCGCACGGCGAAGCTGCGACCTGTGGATTACCATCGCGATCACCATTGTGTGCATGCCTGGTCATTGCGCATTTCACCGAGCTCGCCGAGCTGTGGAACGAATGGGCGGAGGCGAACGAGGGTCTGGAGGTCGACGAAGTGCCGATGGCGCTGGCGATCTCCGCCTTCGGCGTCGCCTGGTTCGCGTTCCGGCGCTGGCGCGACTCGCAGGTCCGCGCGGCGGCACTGATCGATGCCAACGAGAGCCTGGAGAGCGAGATCCAGCGCCGCGCCGAGGTGGAGCGCACGCTTGCCGAGGCCAACCGCGAGGCGCACCGGATCGCCACGGAGGCGAAGGAGGCCAACGAGGCCAAGTCGCGCTTCCTGGCGACGATCAGCCATGAGATCCGCACCCCGATGAACGGCGTGCTCGGCATGGCCGGGCTGCTGGTCGATTCGGAGCTGAACGACGATCAGCGCCACCAGGCCAAGGCGATCATCAGCTCCGGCGAGGCGCTGCTCGACCTGATCAACGACATCCTCGACCTGGCCAAGGTCGAATCGGGCAAGATCGTGCTGGAGCCGATCGACTTCAGCCTGCCGGAGATGGTCGACGGCGTGGTCGAGCTGATGGGGCCGCGCGCCCACAAGAAGGGCATCGAGATCGCGTCCAGCATGGACGGCGAGGTGCCGATCCTGCTGCACGGCGACCAGGGCCGCATTCGCCAGATCCTGCTGAATCTGGTCGGCAACGCGGTCAAGTTCACCGAGGAGGGCGGCGTTGCGGTCAGCGTGGCGCTGGAGCGCAGCGAGGGCGACCAGTCCTGGGTCCGGTTCGAGGTCTCGGACACCGGGATCGGCATTCCCGACGCGGCACGCGGCAGCCTGTTCCAGAAATTCAACCAGGTCGACGGCACCACCACGCGCCGCTTCGGCGGCACCGGGCTCGGCCTCGCCATCAGCCGCGAGCTGGTCGCGCTGATGGGCGGCAGCATCGGCTTCGACAGCACCGAGGGCAAGGGCAGCACCTTCCGCTTCACCTTGCCGCTGAAGAACCTGAACGGCACCAACCGCGAGAGCCTGTCCGACCTGGCCGGCGACCTCGTCGGCCGCACCATCCTCGTGGTCGACGACACCGACATCAGCCGCGACGTCTGGGTGCGTTCGCTGGCCGCGCTGGGGCTGGAGGCCGACACCGAGGCCGACGGGCCGGCCGCGCTGCGGGCGTTGATGCATAAGTCATACGACATCGTCATCCTCGACCATATGATGCCGGGCATGGACGGCGTCGCCGTGGCGAAGGCGATCAAGGGGCTCGACCTTGCGAAGCGCCCGTTGCTGGTGCTGTCGTCGTCGTCGGGGCTGGTCACCAGCCAGGTCGAGGCCGAGAAGCTGGGCTTCGACGCCAGCATGCCGAAGCCGCTGCGGCGCTCGACCATGACCGCCGGGCTGCGCATCTTGGTCGAGCGGTCGTCGGAGGTGGTGTTCCCGCGCGGCGAGATGACGCCGCAGATGCTGGCGGAGGCCGTGAACCCGGCCGCGTCGGCCAACGCCGGCAAGGGCCGCGTCCTGCTGGTCGAGGACAATGCGGTGAACCAGATGTTCGTCAACGTCACCCTGTCGCGCGCCGGTTATCGGGTCGACATCGCCAACAGCGGCGCGGAGGCGCTGAACCTGTTCCACCAACTGCCCTACGACGTGGTGCTGATGGACGTGCAGATGCCGGAGATGGACGGGCTGGAGGCGACGCGCCGCATCCGCGCCCGCCATCCCGACCGCAGGACGCCGATCATTGCGCTGACCGCCAATGCGATGAAGGGCGACCGCGACATCTGCATCGAGGCCGGCATGAACGACTATCTGGCCAAGCCGGTCGACAAGACCCGGCTGCTGGCCACCGTTGCCGCCTGGATCGAGGAATCGCGGAACGGCGGCGCGGCGGATCAGCCGGCCGGCCCGGAGCGGGTCGAGCGCCGGGCGAGCTGAGCCGGCCGGCGCACCGCAACGAACAGGCGGCGGCCTTCCGGCAACGGCGCGTCGCCCAGCCGGTCGCGGACGTCGACCGCGAAGCCGGCGCCGTCCAGCCAGGCAACGACGTCGCCGACCTGAAACAGCCGCACATGGTGCCGCTCGCGGCCGCGGCGATAGCCGCCGCCAACCATGCGGAAGGTCTCGATGCTGCGTTCCAGCCGATCCGGCTGCGCGCCCGGCCGCACCTCGTACAGCACCGCCCAGTCGACCCCGCTCTGCCAGCCGCGCCGCACCGGCCCGGCCGCGTCCGGCGTCAGCAGGTCGAAGACCAGCAGCCCCTCCGGCGGCAGCGCCCGCGCCGCAGCGGCGAAGACGGCGCGCAGGCGGGCGCCGGCGTCGTCATCCGGTTGGTGATAGGTCAGCGGCTCGCCCAACGCCACCACCGCCTCCGCGGCCGGCAGCGCCGCGCCGTAGACCGAGGCGTTGACGAAGCGCGCGCCGGGCGCCGCGGCGCGGGCCAGTGCCAGCAGCGGGGCCGAGGGCTCGATCGCCGTCACCGCGAAGCCGGCGTCGCAGAGCGCGCGCGTTGTCGTGCCGGCGCCGCAGCCGACGTCGCAGACCCGTTCGACCGCGATGGCGGCGGCGCGCAGCAGCGCCACCAGCGCCGGCGCGACCCGGGTCGCGAAGCCGTCGAAGCCGGCCGCCTGGATGTGGGCCAGATCCTCGCCGTACAGCATCGGCCTCCACCTTTCATTCACGAACTGTGGATTTTAACCTTCCGCTAAGCATGACGGCGCACAATGATTGACAGTCAGTGAGGGTTCAGCCCATGCGCCTTGCCACGGTCAGCCGCACAGCCTCCGCCATCGGGCGTCTGGTGGCGTCGCCGTCGGCCAGCCCGCGGGTCGAGGCGGTGCGCAAGGCCGAGCCGGTGCACGAGCGCAAGGAATTCCGCTTCCGCCGCCGCCTGCCGGACAACCAGCCCGACGAGCCGACCGAGCGCGGCACCTACCTCAACGTGGTGGTCTGACCGCCGCGGCGGCCTATTCCGCCGCCTGCGCCCTTCCTTCCGCCAGCACCTCGCCGATCGCCTGGTCGAGGATCGCCAGCGCACGGTCGATCTCGGCGCGGGTGACCGTCAGCGGCGGGGCGATGCGCCAGATCGCGGACATCAGCCCGACCGAGACGATGTTCATCGACAGCCCGAGCTCCATGCAGCGGGCGGTGATGGCGCGCCCGGTGGCGGCGTCGGGTGCGCGGGTCTCGCGGTTCTTGACCAGCTCGACCCCCTGCAGCAGGCCGAAGCCGCGCACGTCGCCGATGATCTCGTGGCGCGCCTGCAGGTCCTTCAGGCCGGCCTGAAGGTAGGCGCCCATCTCCAGCGCCCGCGCGTTCAGGTCCTCCTCGGCCAGCACGTCGAGCACCGCCAGCGCGGCCTGCGCCGGCAGCGGGTCGGACACGTGCGAGGTCGGGTGGATGAAGCCTTTCGCGTGGCAGTCTTCCTCCAGTTCGTCGGAGACCACGGTGGCGGCGATCGGCAGGCCGCCGCCCAGCGTCTTCGACAGGGTCAGGATGTCGGGCTCGACGCCGAAATGCTGGAAGGCGAAGTCGCGGCCGAGCCGGCCGAAGGCGGTCTGCGCCTCGTCGAAGATCAGCAGCATGCCGCGCTTGTCGCAGTGCTGTTTCACCTTCTGCCAGTAGCCCTCCGGCGGCACGATCACGCCGCCGGAACTTTCCACCGGCTCGGCGATCACCGCGGCCAGCGCGCCGGTGGACTGGGCGTCGACCATGTCGAAGCCGACCTCCAGGCAGGTGCCGTCGCAGGCGTCGCGGCAGTGGCGCACCGGGCAGTGATAGGCGTTGGGCGCGGGCAGGCTCAGGGCGCCGGGGAGCATCGGGCCGAAGCCCTTGCGGCCGGCGACGTAGTTCACCGCCTGCGCGCCCGATGTCATGCCGTGCCAGGCGCCGGTGAAGCCGACCACCTCGAACTTGCCGGTGTGCATCTTGGCCAGCTTCAGCGCCGCCTCGTTGGACTCGCCGCCGGTCGACAGGAACAGCGCACGCGACAGGCGGGGCGGCAGCATGGCGGCCAGCCGCTGCGACAGCGCCACCACCGGCGGGCTCAGCATGCCGCTGAACAGGTGCAGCGCGCCTTCGCAGGCCTGGCGCACCGCGTCGACGATGCGCGGGTGGTTGTGGCCGATGGTGGCGCACATCTGGCCCGAGGTGAAATCGAGGACCTCGCGGCCCTCGGTGTCCCAGATCAGGGTGCCGCGCGCCTTGGCGATGAGATGCGGGGCGAACGGCATGCCGTAGCGGACGAGATGCGCGTCCCACGGTTCGTTGGTCAGGGTCGGGCCGGACGGCGGCGTGTCGGCGCTCATCGGGTGCGGACTCCCAGCATTCTGCCACGCTTGCGTGGACCGGCGGCATTCTACTGCGCCTGCGCGGAATCCGGATTTCTTTGTTGGACGCAATTCTGCAGAGTCTCGGCTGGAATCCGCCAACTGAAGAAATCCAGAGCAAGCGAAATGGCCTCTGACTTTCCGAACGAGACGCCAGCCGCGGCGACGCTCGATGCCATCGACCGGCGCATCCTGCGCGCGCTGCAGGCCGACTGTGGCATCGCCAACCAGGCGCTGGCCGACGCGGTCGGGCTGTCGCCGCCGGCCTGCCTGAAGCGGGTGCGGCGGCTGAAGGCGGCCGGCGTGATCGCGCGCCAGGTGGCGCTGGTCGATCCGGCCGCGCTCGGCTGGCCCCTGCTCACGGTGGTGCGGATCAAGCTGGAGCGGCCGCGCGAGGCGGTGATGCTGGCCTTCGAGAAGCGGATGCGCGCGCTGCCCCGCGTGGTGCAGTGCCTGACTGTGGCCGGCGACATCGACTACATCCTGCTGGTGCGCAGCCGCGACGTCGCCCATTACCAGGACTTCGCCCGCCAGGTGCTGACCACCGGCCCCGGTATCCGCGCCTATACCAGCGAGATCGTGCTCGACATCCCGAAGTGGAGCACCGAGGTGCCGATCGGGGAGGGGTGAGCGCGCCGGGCACATCGCGATGGCGCGGCCGGCGCGCAAGCGGCTATTCTGCCGCCTTGCCCCGACCCAGCAGGCGGCACAGATCGTTCCGATGGCCGAAAACCGCGACGCAGCGGCCGGACAGGCCTTTTCCCGCATCGTGCCGCAGGGCGACGACCGCGAGCGGCTGGTCTGCGATACCTGCGGCCACATCCAGTACGACAACCCGAAGGTGGTGGTCGGCTCGGTCTCGACCTGGCAGGGCCGCATCCTGATGGTGCGCCGCGCCATCCCGCCGCGGCTCGGCTTCTGGACCCTGCCGGCCGGCTATCTGGAGCTGGGCGAGACGGCGCAGGCGGGCGCAGCGCGCGAGGCCTGGGAGGAGGCGCGCGCCCGCATCGACCTCGACGGGCTGATCGGCCTCTATTCGATCCCGCGCATCAGCCAGGTCCAGCTGATCTTTCGCGGCCGGCTGCGGTCGGCCGAGATCGCGGCCGGGCCGGAGAGCCAGGCGGTGGCGCTCTATGCCTGGGACGCGATTCCGTGGGACGACATCGCCTTTCCGTCGGTGCGCTGGGCGCTGGCCCATGCCCGCGAGATCGGCGACGCGCCGGTGTTCGCGCCGCGCGCCAACCCGCCCGGCGAAGTCGGGGACTACTGAGCGGTGACAATCCCGGTCTCCTGGTCCGATGCCGACCGCAAGCTGCCGCCGATTGCCATTCTCGGCGTGCCGGTGGAGGCGGGCACGCACGAGCCGGGGCCGGCGATGGGGCCGGCGGCGCTGCGCACCGCGGGTCTGGCCGCCGCGCTGCGCGACCTCGGCCACGACGTCGAGGACCATGGCGACGTCCAGCCGGAAGGCGTCGGGCCGGCGCAGGTCGCGGTCGCCGGCAATGCCCGCAACCCGCAGCTGGTCGCCGAATGGACCCGCGCGCTCAGCGCCCGCGCACACACGCTGATGGCGGCCGGATATCTGCCGATCTTCCTGGGCGGCGACCACACCATGGCGATGGGCAGCATCAACGGGGTCGCCCGCCACTGCCGCGAGCGCGGCCGCGACCTGTTCGTGCTGTGGCTGGATGCCCATGCCGACTTCAACACCCCGGAGTCCTCGCCGTCGGGCAACCTGCACGGCATGCCGGTGGCGATGCTGTGCGGTGAGCCGGGGCTGGACTGGATGCTGGGCGACGAGCCGCGGGTGCCGCTGGACCCGCGCCGGATGATCCAGTTCGGCATCCGCTCGGTCGACCGGGTCGAGCGCGATGCGGTCAGCCGCCGCGGCGTCACCATCGTCGACATGCGCCAGATCGACGAGTTCGGCGTGCCGCTGCTGATGCGCCAGGTGCTGGACACGGTGCAGCAGGCCGGCGGCGTGCTGCACGTCAGCCTCGACATCGATTTCCTCGACCCGTCGATCGCGCCGGCGGTCGGCACCACGGTCGCCGGCGGCGCCACCTATCGCGAGGCGCACCTGATCATGGAGATGCTGTACGACTCCGGGCTGGTGATCTCGCTGGACGTGGCCGAGCTCAACCCGTTCCTCGACGTGCGCGGGCAGAGCGCGAGGCTGCTGGTCGACCTGGTCGCCAGCCTGATGGGCCGGCGCATCATCGGCCGCCGCATCGCCGACCGGCCCGACGAGGGCTATTCGGAGCCGTCCTCCTCCGCCCGGTAGCGGAACGGCGACTGTAGCCGCTCGTCGGTGAGGAAGCCGTCGTCGGTCAGCGCCTCCAGGAAGGCGATCAGATCGGCGCGCTCGCCGGGCGTCAGCGCGAAGCCGGCGACCAGCGGCGAGGCCAGCGGCGAACGGGCGCCGTCGACGGCGGCCCGGCCGCCGGCGGCATAGGCGTCGACGACGGCATCCAGCGTCGCGATCGAGCCGTCGTGCATGTAGGGCGCGGTCACCGCCACGTTGCGCAGGCTGGGCGTGCGGAACCGGCCCATGTCGCCCGGCGCGCCGGTGCGGTCGATCAGCCCGCGGTTGCCGGCTGGCAGGCCGCCGGCGCCGTCGAGGTTGTAAAGGCCGGTGTTGTGGAAATGCGCGCCGGTCGCCGCGTCGGTGAAGTGCGGCGGCACGTGGCAGGCGACGCAGTGCAGCCGCTCGCTCGCGAACAGCGCCAGGCCGCGTTGCGCCGCCGCACTCATGGCACCGGCTTCGCCGTCGCGCGCGAAGCGGTCATAGGGGCTGTCGTCGGAGATCAGGGTGCGCTGGAACGCGGCCAGCGCCCGCTGGATCGAGGCGAAGTCGATGGCGCCGCCGGTCTCCGGAAAGGCGGCGGCGAACAGGCGGCGATAGACCGCGTCGCCCTCGAAGCGGCGCAGCACCTCGGCGCGCCGGCTGTCGGTCATCATCTCGACGATCGGCTCGCGGCCGAACAGCGGCGCGCTCGACTGGGTCTCCAGCGCCGTCTCGGCCGGGTCGGCCCAGGTCAGCACGGCGAAATAACCGACATTGGCCAGCCCCGGCGTGTTGCGCGGATGCGCCTGCCCGGTGCTGCCGATGGCGACCGGGCGGCCGTCGCTGAAGCCCAGTTCCGGCCGGTGGCAGGTGCCGCAGGACATGTAGCCCGGCCCGGACAGGCGCGAATCGAAGAACAGGTGCCGGCCCAGCTCCACCTTCGCCGGCGTGGTCGGGTTGTCGGCCGGCGCCGGCGGCGGCACCGCGCCGGGCCAGCCGGCGTCGCCGTCCTGTGCCGGCCCGGCCCACGGCGCCAGCAGCAGGAGCAGGGTGAGGATCGCGGTGGTGCGCTGTGCCATCGGCCGCTCCGGCGTTCGCGGCAGCGTCGGCGCATCGGCACGCAAATGCAAGACCTGGCCGGCGTCCCGGCGCCGGTCAGCGCGATGCCGCCGTCAGCCTTCGCTGGGCGTCAGCACCACCTTCATCGCCCGGTCGATGTCGAAGGCGGTCGCCATCGCCTCCTCGACCCGGTCGAGCGGGAAGGCGTGGCTGACGAAGCGGTCGAGCGGGAAGCGGTCCTTGAAGCGGGCGAGCAGCCGCATGCTGTTCACATAGCCGGTCGGCGGATGGTTGGTCATGCCGATCAGGTTGATCTGGTTGGCGAGCAGGTGGCGGTGCGGATTGATCGGGATGTCGCCGACGTCGGCGAACACGCCGGCCACAACATAGGTGCCGCCGCGCCGCGCCATCTCCAGACCCTCGGGAATCGCTTCCGCCTCGCCGGTGCATTCGACGATCACGTCGGCGCCGCGGCCGTCGGTCAGCGCGCGCACCGCCTCCACCCGCTCGGCCCGGCTGGCGCCGGCGACGGCGATGGTGTGGTCGGCGCCGAAGTCGCGGGCCAGCGCCAGGCGGGATTGCGACCGGTCGAGCGCGATGATCCGCCCGGCGCCGAGGATGTGCGCCTTCAGCACGTGCAGCAGCCCCATCGGCCCGGTGCCCTGGATCACCACCGTGGCGCCGGAACCGAAGCCGTCGCCGGCCAGCGTGTAGAGCTGCTTGGCCTTGTCCAGGTTGTAGGTCACCGCCATCAGCTCGGCCATCACCGCCAGCCGCGCGTCGAGTTCGTCGGGCACCTTGAACACGAAGGCGTCGGGCCGGACGTAGATGTAGTCGGCCCAGCCGCCCATCAGGTGCGGGGCCTCGTCGCTGCAGAAGGCGTTGCCGTAGCCGCGGATGTTCTGGCACAGCGGGAAGCCGAAGGTGTTGCGGCAGTACCAGCATTTGCCGCACAGGATGTCGGGGCACATCACCACCCGGTCGCCGACCGCGAGCGGCTGGCCGGAATATTCCAGCGACGTCGCCGCCGCCTTGCCGATCTCGGCGACGGTGCCGACGACCTCGTGCCCGGGGATCAGCGGGAACGGGGTGTGGGATTCGGCCGGGGTGCCGGCATATTGCACCGTCTCGCCGCGATAGGTGTGTTTGTCGGTACCGCAGATGCCGCACATCTCCAGCTTCATCACCATCGCGTCGGCGCCGACGTCGGGATAGGGATAGTCGCGCAGCTCCAGCCGCCCCGGCGCCGTCATCACCGCGGCGCGCACCCGGTCGTTGCGCATCGGCCGTCCTCCCCACCAGCGTTCGCCGCGGCGCCGTCTCGCCGTGCGGCTGCTGCCGCCAGACTAGCGCAGGCCGGCCGTCGGCCGCCGCAGGAATCGACGCTAGCGCGCCGCGGGGAAATGCCGGCGGGTGCGGTTGGCGAAGGCGACCAGCGACAGCATCACCGGCACCTCGACCAGCACGCCGACGACGGTGGCCAGCGCGGCGCCGGATTCGAGCCCGAACAGGCTGATCGCGACCGCCACCGCCAGCTCGAAGAAGTTGGAGGTGCCGATCAGGGCGCAGGGGGCCGCCACCTCGAACGGCACCCGCCATGCCCAGGCGGCGCCGTAGGCGAGGGCGAAGATGCCGTAGGACTGGATCAGCAGCGGGATCGCGATCAGCGCGATCACCAGCGGGCGGTCGAGAATCACCTGGCCCTGGAAGCCGAACAGCAGCACCACGGTGGCCAGCAGGCCGAGCACGGAGAACGGCTTAACCGCCGCGGTGAAGCGGGCCACCGCCGCCCGGCCGTTGCCGCGGCGCGCCCCGCGGCGGGTCAGCATGCGGCGGGTGGCGGCGCCGGCGATCAGCGGGATCACCACGTAGAGGCCGACCGACAGCAGCAGCGTCTGCCAGGGCACCGCGATGTCGGTGACGCCGAGCAGCAGGGCGACGATCGGCGCGAACGCGACGATCATGACGATGTCGTTCACCGACACCTGCACCAGGGTGTAGTTCGGGTCGCCGCGGGTCAGCTGCGACCAGACGAACACCATCGCGGTGCAGGGCGCGGCGCCGAGCAGGATCAGGCCGGCGATATACTGCTGCGCATCGGCCGGCGCGATCAGGTCGGCGAACAGCAGCTCGAAGAACAGCACGCCGAGGCCGGCCATGGTGAACGGCTTGACCAGCCAGTTGACCGCCAGCGTTATGATCAGGCCGCGCGGCCGGTCGGCGATGTGGCCCAGGCTTGCGAGGTCGACGTTGACCATCATCGGATAGACCATCGCCCAGATCAGCACCGCGACGACCAGGTTGACGTGGGCGTACTCCCAGCCGGCCAGCGTGCCGAACAGGCCGGGCAGCAGGCTGCCCAGCCCGATGCCGGCGGCGATGCACAGGGCGACCCAGACCGACAGCCACTTCTCGAAGAAGCCGATGCCGCCCGGCGCCGCTGCGGCGGTCGTGTCGGAAGCCATGGCCTAGGCCGATTCCGGCAGGTTGCGGCCGATCTCGCTCAGCCGCCGTTGCAGGCTCAGCCGGTCGAGCGCGGTCATCGGCAGGGCGACGAAGACCGAGATC is part of the Alphaproteobacteria bacterium genome and encodes:
- the arsB gene encoding ACR3 family arsenite efflux transporter, with the translated sequence MASDTTAAAAPGGIGFFEKWLSVWVALCIAAGIGLGSLLPGLFGTLAGWEYAHVNLVVAVLIWAMVYPMMVNVDLASLGHIADRPRGLIITLAVNWLVKPFTMAGLGVLFFELLFADLIAPADAQQYIAGLILLGAAPCTAMVFVWSQLTRGDPNYTLVQVSVNDIVMIVAFAPIVALLLGVTDIAVPWQTLLLSVGLYVVIPLIAGAATRRMLTRRGARRGNGRAAVARFTAAVKPFSVLGLLATVVLLFGFQGQVILDRPLVIALIAIPLLIQSYGIFALAYGAAWAWRVPFEVAAPCALIGTSNFFELAVAVAISLFGLESGAALATVVGVLVEVPVMLSLVAFANRTRRHFPAAR